Proteins encoded by one window of Xanthomonas sp. DAR 80977:
- the greA gene encoding transcription elongation factor GreA has translation MTMQGAQRLREELDQLKSVKRPEVIAAIAEARAHGDLKENAEYHAAREQQGFIEGRIKQLESELSHAEVIDVSKLAVGSKVVFGATVTLADVETDEEKRYQLVGDLEADIKLGLIAISSPLARALIGKLEGDSVSIDAPAGRREYEIVSVEYVG, from the coding sequence ATCACCATGCAAGGCGCGCAGCGTTTGCGCGAGGAACTGGACCAGCTGAAGTCGGTCAAGCGCCCGGAAGTCATCGCCGCGATCGCCGAGGCGCGCGCGCACGGCGACCTCAAGGAAAACGCCGAGTACCACGCCGCGCGCGAGCAGCAGGGCTTCATCGAAGGCCGCATCAAGCAGCTGGAGAGCGAGCTGTCGCACGCCGAGGTCATCGACGTCAGCAAGCTGGCGGTCGGCAGCAAGGTGGTGTTCGGCGCGACCGTGACCCTGGCCGACGTCGAGACCGACGAAGAGAAGCGCTACCAGCTGGTCGGCGACCTGGAAGCGGACATCAAGCTGGGGCTGATCGCGATCTCCTCGCCGCTGGCGCGCGCGCTGATCGGCAAGCTGGAAGGCGACAGCGTCAGCATCGACGCCCCGGCCGGCCGTCGCGAGTACGAGATCGTCAGCGTCGAATACGTCGGCTGA
- a CDS encoding phosphoglycerate mutase has product MAVATLLLPERARLAGAPLTGEVARAFGRAERERLEPGADAQLRRHFALPPGPLPVAALTRQLDAGDAGDGVWLRADPAYVVPDMQGARLMAHGDMLAIDAIDLAALLPSLQEVFAEAGLALDAAEPTRWYLRLDPGSALPEFAAPAQVLGADLFDHLPQGEGARRWRALLTETQVVLHQHPWNRERVARGQPAINSLWFWGGGALPATVTTAHAQVRSREPLLRALVQAAGIDAEQAPRVDALVDLRQLRAPEQFVGEVMQPLLEALQRGELQQLLLDFEDGVRFRIQRDQRWRFWRRPLARLDA; this is encoded by the coding sequence GTGGCGGTCGCCACCCTGCTGTTGCCGGAGCGGGCGCGCCTGGCCGGTGCGCCCCTGACCGGCGAGGTGGCGCGCGCGTTCGGCCGCGCCGAGCGCGAGCGCCTGGAGCCCGGAGCCGACGCGCAGTTGCGTCGCCATTTCGCGTTGCCGCCCGGGCCGTTGCCGGTGGCGGCGCTGACCCGGCAGCTGGATGCCGGCGATGCCGGCGACGGCGTGTGGCTGCGCGCCGATCCGGCCTACGTGGTGCCGGACATGCAGGGCGCGCGGCTGATGGCGCATGGCGACATGCTCGCGATCGACGCCATCGACCTGGCCGCGCTGCTGCCGTCGCTGCAGGAGGTGTTCGCCGAGGCCGGCCTGGCGCTGGACGCCGCCGAACCCACCCGCTGGTATCTGCGCCTGGACCCGGGCAGCGCGCTGCCCGAGTTCGCCGCACCGGCGCAGGTGCTCGGCGCCGACCTGTTCGACCACCTGCCGCAGGGCGAGGGCGCGCGCCGCTGGCGGGCGCTGCTGACCGAGACCCAGGTGGTGCTGCACCAGCATCCGTGGAACCGCGAGCGCGTCGCCCGTGGGCAGCCGGCGATCAACTCGCTGTGGTTCTGGGGCGGCGGCGCGCTGCCGGCCACGGTCACCACCGCGCATGCGCAGGTGCGCAGCCGCGAGCCGCTGCTGCGCGCGCTGGTGCAGGCGGCCGGGATCGACGCCGAACAGGCGCCGCGCGTCGACGCGCTGGTCGACCTGCGCCAGCTGCGCGCGCCCGAGCAGTTCGTCGGCGAGGTGATGCAGCCGCTGCTGGAAGCGCTGCAGCGCGGCGAGCTGCAGCAGCTGTTGCTGGATTTCGAGGACGGCGTGCGCTTCCGGATCCAGCGCGACCAGCGCTGGCGGTTCTGGCGGCGGCCGCTGGCGCGCCTGGACGCATGA
- the recJ gene encoding single-stranded-DNA-specific exonuclease RecJ: protein MSPALRITRRPAAEGGPWTDSMLPLLRRIYTARGAHDPGLAQPKLAQLLPPDALSGIDAAVALLAAAIGAGKRILVVGDFDCDGATACAVAVRGLRLLGAAQVLHAVPNRMVHGYGLSPALVAELAPLQPDLLVTVDHGIACHAGVAAAKALGWQVLVTDHHLPGSVLPPADAIVDPNLAGDAFPSKMLAGVGVIFYVLLALRRHLRERGAFAAQAPDLTVLLDLVAVGTVADLVPLDANNRALVAAGLRRLQRGDGCVGLRALIEASGRDPARLSAGDIGFALAPRLNAAGRLEDMALGIELLLCEDPRQAREIAATLEQINGERRAVQQQMTDEAEATVARALLAAPDAPPVAVCLFDADWHPGVIGLVASKLKDRLHRPVIAFAPAEPGSAQLRGSARSIPGFHIRDAMAAVEARRPGLMDKFGGHAMAAGLSLRQDALAEFEQLFREHALASLDAELLQAELLSDGALDPHELDHRHAEALRLAGPWGQGFPEPLFDGEFEVLQWRVLKERHLKLSLRCAGRGDALNAIHFNGWHGSEPGRRVHIAYRLVADDYRGGEAVQLVVEHCQSLA from the coding sequence ATGAGCCCGGCGCTGCGCATCACCCGGCGGCCGGCCGCCGAGGGCGGGCCGTGGACGGACAGCATGCTGCCGCTGCTGCGCCGCATCTACACCGCGCGCGGCGCCCACGACCCCGGCCTGGCGCAGCCGAAACTGGCGCAGCTGCTGCCGCCGGATGCGCTCAGCGGCATCGACGCGGCGGTCGCCTTGCTGGCCGCGGCGATCGGCGCCGGCAAGCGCATCCTGGTGGTCGGCGATTTCGACTGCGACGGCGCCACCGCCTGCGCGGTCGCGGTGCGCGGGCTGCGCCTGCTCGGCGCCGCGCAAGTGCTGCACGCGGTGCCCAACCGCATGGTGCACGGCTACGGCCTGTCGCCGGCGCTGGTCGCCGAACTGGCGCCGCTGCAACCGGACCTGCTGGTCACCGTCGACCACGGCATCGCCTGCCATGCCGGCGTGGCCGCGGCCAAGGCGCTGGGCTGGCAGGTGCTGGTCACCGACCACCACCTGCCGGGCAGCGTGCTGCCGCCGGCCGATGCGATCGTCGATCCGAACCTGGCCGGCGACGCGTTCCCGAGCAAGATGCTGGCCGGCGTCGGGGTGATCTTCTATGTGCTGCTGGCGCTGCGCCGGCACCTGCGCGAGCGCGGCGCGTTCGCGGCGCAGGCGCCGGACCTGACGGTGCTGCTGGACCTGGTCGCGGTCGGCACCGTCGCCGACCTGGTGCCGCTGGACGCCAACAACCGCGCGCTGGTGGCGGCCGGGCTGCGCCGCCTGCAGCGCGGCGACGGCTGCGTCGGCCTGCGCGCCTTGATCGAGGCCAGCGGCCGCGACCCGGCCCGGCTCAGCGCCGGCGACATCGGCTTCGCGCTGGCGCCGCGGCTCAACGCCGCCGGGCGCCTGGAGGACATGGCGCTGGGCATCGAGCTGCTGCTGTGCGAAGACCCGCGGCAGGCGCGCGAGATCGCCGCCACGCTGGAACAGATCAACGGCGAGCGCCGCGCCGTGCAGCAGCAGATGACCGACGAGGCCGAGGCCACCGTGGCGCGGGCCTTGCTGGCCGCGCCGGACGCGCCGCCGGTGGCGGTGTGCCTGTTCGATGCCGACTGGCATCCGGGCGTGATCGGCCTGGTCGCCTCGAAGCTGAAGGACCGGCTGCATCGCCCGGTGATCGCCTTCGCCCCGGCCGAGCCCGGCAGCGCGCAGTTGCGCGGTTCGGCACGCTCGATTCCCGGCTTCCATATCCGCGACGCGATGGCGGCGGTGGAGGCGCGCCGGCCCGGGCTGATGGACAAGTTCGGCGGCCATGCGATGGCGGCGGGGCTGAGCCTGCGCCAGGACGCCCTGGCCGAGTTCGAGCAACTGTTCCGCGAACATGCGCTGGCCAGCCTGGACGCGGAATTGCTGCAGGCCGAACTGCTCAGCGACGGCGCGCTGGATCCGCACGAGCTGGACCACCGCCATGCCGAGGCGCTGCGCCTGGCCGGGCCATGGGGGCAGGGCTTCCCCGAACCGCTGTTCGACGGCGAGTTCGAGGTGCTGCAGTGGCGCGTGCTGAAGGAGCGCCACCTCAAGCTGAGCCTGCGTTGCGCCGGCCGCGGCGACGCGTTGAACGCGATCCACTTCAACGGCTGGCACGGCAGCGAACCCGGCCGCCGCGTGCACATCGCCTACCGCCTGGTCGCCGACGACTACCGCGGCGGCGAGGCGGTGCAACTGGTGGTGGAGCACTGCCAGAGCCTGGCTTAG
- a CDS encoding VIT domain-containing protein, protein MPSIARKGLCLLLLSLSLAAAVPAWAQSAPQRQLLAPLLQTDQGERPVELRSATVSAHAAAGLAETTVELLFFNPNARVLEGQLAFPLRDGQQISGFALDIDGQMRDAVPVPKARGRQVFEAIERRGVDPGLVEQTAGNQFQLRLYPIPAHGSRRVRLVYRESLPRSAAGWQWRLPLGYAASAQALRLQLSTQAAPIEAAALPAGLRLLPTPGGYAADWSGTPSQLPKELALSLRTTNDPRVAIGRHDGQRYFQALVPIADLHGARPLPQRIGLLWDASGSARQRDIPAELALLQRYFAALGNAQVDLIVLRDRAEAPRRFQVRDGDWSALQATLRGLQPDGASALGDWRPAAQVQEYLLFSDGLGNYGAQALPALAPGQRLYAIDSAGAHADAARLAASAEARGGRLIEVHGMQGVQQASERLLQRGGELVALQGEGVADLVADSRYADDGYLRIAGRLLAADAMLQLEIATAASTRRLSLPLRGASEVPGDLVPGAWARAMLRSLAADPLGDAERRQQLASRFGLVSADTSLLVLENVDDYVRYAIAPPPALREAVARAQAQRQQEQGEQRRQRIDRVAEDFAQRIAWWQRTFPKNAPPPAKPQGEGRDSSRQRRDGVSRPAPMMAMAPPAPAAPMPAAESAALDAVAVSGAVAASDGYARNADARASAPAATTISLALQPWRPDSPYARRLRAAAADEVYPLYLSERAAHADSVAFYLDVADVLFERGQRELALRVLSNLAELQLENRHVLRVLGYRLLQAGRADLAVPVFEQVLRLGEEEPQSFRDLGLAYAARGDRQAAIEQLYQVVARDWDTRFDGVALIALNELNAIVAQAPRPLQTGFVDPRLLRNLPLDLRVVLNWDSDNSDMDLWVTDPNGERCYYAHRATYQGGQLSQDFTGGYGPEEFSLRRAKPGTYKVEANFFGDRQPLVTGATTLHLQLSTGWGGATQRDQQVTLRLKDRKETILVGEFEVR, encoded by the coding sequence ATGCCGTCCATCGCGCGCAAAGGCCTGTGCTTGCTGTTGTTGTCGTTATCGTTGGCCGCCGCCGTGCCGGCCTGGGCGCAATCCGCGCCGCAGCGGCAGCTCCTCGCGCCGCTGCTGCAGACCGACCAGGGCGAACGCCCGGTCGAACTGCGCTCGGCGACGGTGAGCGCGCATGCCGCGGCCGGCCTGGCCGAGACCACGGTGGAGCTGCTGTTCTTCAACCCCAATGCGCGGGTGCTGGAGGGGCAGCTGGCATTCCCGCTGCGCGACGGGCAGCAGATCAGCGGTTTCGCGCTGGATATCGACGGACAGATGCGCGATGCGGTGCCGGTGCCGAAGGCGCGCGGGCGCCAGGTGTTCGAGGCGATCGAGCGGCGCGGGGTGGACCCGGGCCTGGTCGAGCAGACCGCCGGCAACCAGTTCCAGTTGCGCCTGTACCCGATTCCCGCGCACGGCAGCCGCCGCGTGCGCCTGGTCTATCGCGAATCGCTGCCGCGCAGCGCGGCGGGCTGGCAGTGGCGCCTGCCGCTGGGCTATGCGGCCAGCGCCCAGGCGCTGCGCCTGCAGCTGAGCACGCAGGCGGCGCCGATCGAGGCCGCGGCGTTGCCTGCAGGCCTGCGCCTGCTGCCGACGCCTGGCGGCTATGCGGCGGACTGGTCGGGTACCCCGTCGCAACTGCCGAAGGAACTGGCGCTGTCGTTGCGCACGACCAACGATCCGCGCGTCGCGATCGGCCGCCACGACGGCCAGCGCTATTTCCAGGCGCTGGTGCCGATCGCCGACCTGCACGGCGCACGCCCGCTGCCGCAGCGCATCGGCCTGCTGTGGGACGCGTCCGGTTCGGCGCGGCAGCGCGATATTCCCGCGGAACTGGCGCTGCTGCAGCGCTATTTCGCCGCGCTCGGCAACGCCCAGGTGGACCTGATCGTGCTGCGCGACCGCGCCGAGGCGCCGCGCCGGTTCCAGGTGCGCGATGGCGACTGGAGCGCCTTGCAGGCCACGCTGCGGGGCCTGCAGCCCGACGGCGCCAGCGCGCTGGGCGATTGGCGGCCGGCGGCGCAGGTGCAGGAGTATCTGTTGTTCAGCGATGGCCTGGGCAACTACGGCGCGCAGGCCTTGCCGGCGCTGGCGCCGGGCCAGCGCCTGTACGCGATCGATTCGGCCGGCGCCCACGCCGATGCCGCGCGCCTGGCGGCGTCGGCGGAAGCGCGTGGCGGCCGCTTGATCGAGGTGCATGGCATGCAGGGCGTGCAGCAGGCCAGCGAACGGCTGCTGCAGCGCGGCGGCGAACTGGTGGCGCTGCAGGGCGAGGGCGTGGCCGATCTGGTCGCCGATTCGCGCTACGCCGACGACGGCTATCTGCGCATCGCCGGGCGCCTGCTCGCGGCCGATGCGATGCTGCAACTGGAAATCGCCACCGCCGCCAGCACGCGCCGCCTGAGTCTTCCGTTGCGCGGCGCCAGCGAGGTGCCCGGCGACCTGGTGCCCGGCGCCTGGGCGCGGGCCATGTTGCGCAGCCTGGCGGCCGATCCGCTCGGCGATGCCGAGCGCCGCCAGCAGCTGGCCAGCCGCTTCGGCCTGGTCAGCGCCGATACCTCGTTGCTGGTGCTGGAAAACGTCGACGATTACGTGCGCTACGCCATCGCGCCGCCGCCGGCGCTGCGCGAGGCGGTCGCGCGCGCGCAGGCGCAGCGCCAGCAGGAGCAGGGCGAGCAGCGCAGGCAGCGCATCGACCGCGTCGCCGAGGATTTCGCGCAGCGCATCGCCTGGTGGCAGCGCACGTTCCCGAAGAACGCGCCGCCGCCGGCCAAGCCGCAAGGCGAGGGGCGCGATTCCAGCCGGCAGCGGCGGGACGGCGTTTCGCGGCCTGCGCCGATGATGGCCATGGCGCCGCCGGCACCCGCCGCGCCGATGCCAGCGGCAGAGTCTGCTGCGCTGGATGCAGTGGCCGTCAGCGGCGCGGTTGCGGCATCGGATGGCTATGCGAGGAACGCCGATGCGCGTGCCAGCGCGCCTGCGGCCACCACGATCTCGCTGGCCCTGCAGCCCTGGCGGCCGGATTCGCCCTATGCCCGGCGCCTGCGTGCCGCGGCGGCGGACGAGGTCTATCCGCTGTACCTGAGCGAGCGCGCCGCGCATGCCGACAGCGTGGCGTTCTACCTCGACGTGGCCGACGTGCTGTTCGAACGCGGCCAGCGCGAGCTGGCGCTGCGCGTGCTGTCGAACCTGGCCGAGCTGCAGCTGGAGAACCGCCACGTGCTGCGCGTGCTCGGCTACCGGCTGCTGCAGGCCGGCCGCGCCGACCTGGCAGTGCCGGTGTTCGAGCAGGTGCTGCGGCTGGGCGAAGAGGAGCCGCAGAGCTTCCGCGACCTGGGCCTGGCCTATGCCGCACGCGGCGACCGGCAGGCGGCGATCGAACAGCTGTACCAGGTCGTCGCGCGCGACTGGGACACCCGCTTCGACGGCGTGGCGCTGATCGCCTTGAACGAGTTGAACGCGATCGTGGCGCAGGCCCCGCGCCCGCTGCAGACCGGTTTCGTCGACCCGCGCCTGCTGCGCAACCTGCCGCTGGACCTGCGCGTGGTGCTGAACTGGGACAGCGACAACAGCGACATGGACCTGTGGGTGACCGATCCCAACGGCGAGCGCTGCTACTACGCGCACCGCGCCACCTACCAGGGCGGGCAGCTGTCGCAGGATTTCACCGGCGGCTACGGGCCGGAGGAGTTCTCGCTGCGCCGGGCCAAGCCGGGCACGTACAAGGTGGAGGCGAACTTCTTCGGCGACCGCCAGCCGCTGGTCACCGGCGCCACCACCTTGCACCTGCAGCTGAGCACCGGCTGGGGCGGCGCCACGCAGCGCGACCAGCAGGTGACGCTGCGGCTGAAGGACAGGAAGGAGACGATCCTGGTCGGCGAGTTCGAGGTGCGCTGA